The following proteins come from a genomic window of Sesamum indicum cultivar Zhongzhi No. 13 linkage group LG10, S_indicum_v1.0, whole genome shotgun sequence:
- the LOC105172344 gene encoding microtubule-binding protein TANGLED — MVARSPPKQQRRTAVVVAPPPLSPTLLRETVKKVDKCMARLQELQRTVNGGRKVVSGVSLSPRSSRGYLRTSLRCKQESLRIKNANSRRSPTGKLPICTEEWQRMSLPAMLLGETMGEILQASQFARNIVDAVSSKARKPAIDDPKTPLAENRKQRSPTLENSGLQARRRREKQVVLQTVRSESNVPSLQRAKSRINFKGSSPVQNGIRECDKENCRYIANRISPRNKPWARKTVLFPNPLFHSSPTSKHQKFCKTKSPVIARNRQTPHKFLIKSPPAAASKFQVKIKSPPLSISPTRAAKKSPKAASSTAAKLRRSFSPSRLANRLVSPLKSRKSVQKNEEAKIMSGLKQRPMSFSIRFSPRRA, encoded by the exons ATGGTTGCAAGAAGCCCACCAAAGCAGCAGAGGAGGAcggcggtggtggtggcgCCGCCGCCCCTCAGTCCCACTCTTCTCAGGGAGACGGTTAAGAAG GTGGATAAGTGTATGGCCCGATTGCAAGAGCTTCAACGCACAGTCAATGGTGGGAGAAAAGTGGTGTCTGGTGTGAGTTTGAGTCCTCGCAGTAGCAGAGGCTATTTACGAACAAGTCTCCGTTGTAAACAGGAGTCTCTCAG GATAAAGAATGCTAATTCGCGAAGGTCTCCTACTGGAAAACTGCCAATATGTACAG AGGAGTGGCAAAGGATGTCGTTGCCAGCAATGCTTCTGGGAGAAACAATGGGGGAAATTCTACAAGCGAGTCAATTTGCAAGAAACATAGTGGATGCAGTGTCTTCCAAGGCCAGAAAACCGGCAATCGATGACCCGAAAACTCCACTGGCTGAGAATAGAAAGCAAAGATCACCTACTTTGGAAAACTCGGGACTTCAAGCACGGAGGAGGAGAGAGAAACAAGTTGTGCTGCAGACGGTACGGTCCGAGTCCAATGTGCCGTCTCTTCAAAGAGCTAAGTCTAGAATAAACTTCAAGGGTTCTTCACCTGTGCAGAATGGGATTAGAGAGTGTGATAAGGAGAACTGCAGGTACATAGCCAACAGAATTTCCCCGAGGAATAAGCCGTGGGCTAGAAAGACAGTCCTATTCCCCAATCCGTTATTTCATTCATCGCCCACGTCGAAGCATCAGAAGTTTTGCAAGACTAAGTCGCCGGTGATTGCAAGGAACCGACAAACTCCACATAAGTTTTTGATCAAGTCCCCTCCTGCTGCTGCCTCAAAGTTCCAAGTGAAGATCAAAAGCCCTCCTCTCTCTATTTCACCAACGCGGGCAGCCAAGAAATCGCCAAAGGCGGCATCATCAACTGCAGCCAAGCTGCGACGATCGTTTTCACCATCCAGGCTGGCAAACAGGCTGGTTTCACCACTGAAAAGCAGAAAATCTGTACAGAAGAATGAGGAGGCGAAGATAATGAGTGGACTCAAGCAGCGTCCGATGTCTTTCTCGATCCGGTTCTCTCCTCGAAGGGCCTGA